One segment of Agromyces albus DNA contains the following:
- a CDS encoding amino acid ABC transporter permease: MSGWQLFLDSFWPIVVGGVTGTVPLALASFVIGLVLALGIALLRLAKNRLLSGIARFYVSVVRGTPLLVQLFVIFYGLPSIGLTIDPWPSAIIAFSVNVGGYAAEIIRAAILSVPKGQWEAGYTIGMSHATTLRRVILPQAARVSVPPLSNTFISLVKDTSLASLILVTELFREAQQIAAFSQEFMLLYLEAALIYWIFCLALSSGQSVIEKRLDRYVAH, from the coding sequence ATGAGCGGCTGGCAGCTGTTCCTCGATTCCTTCTGGCCGATCGTGGTGGGCGGGGTGACCGGCACGGTGCCGCTCGCCCTCGCCTCGTTCGTGATCGGCCTCGTGCTCGCGCTCGGGATCGCGCTGCTCCGGCTCGCGAAGAACCGGCTGCTCTCGGGCATCGCCCGGTTCTACGTCTCGGTGGTCCGGGGCACGCCGCTGCTCGTGCAGCTGTTCGTGATCTTCTACGGCCTGCCGTCGATCGGGCTCACGATCGACCCGTGGCCGAGCGCGATCATCGCCTTCTCGGTCAACGTCGGCGGATACGCCGCCGAGATCATCCGCGCCGCCATCCTCTCCGTACCGAAGGGGCAGTGGGAGGCCGGGTACACGATCGGGATGTCGCACGCGACCACGTTGCGTCGCGTCATCCTTCCCCAAGCCGCCCGGGTCTCGGTGCCGCCGCTGTCGAACACCTTCATCTCGCTCGTGAAGGACACCTCGCTGGCCTCGCTCATCCTCGTCACCGAGCTCTTCCGCGAGGCGCAGCAGATTGCCGCGTTCAGCCAGGAGTTCATGCTGCTCTACCTCGAGGCCGCCCTCATCTACTGGATCTTCTGCCTCGCGCTCTCGAGCGGGCAGAGCGTCATCGAGAAGAGGTTGGACCGTTATGTCGCACACTGA
- a CDS encoding amino acid ABC transporter ATP-binding protein produces the protein MSHTDDPLAPPTAASGEGMLLTVRGLSKSFGDNQVLRSIDLEVRRGEVVVLIGPSGSGKTTVLRSLNGLETPDGGTIAFAGAPQVDLSRPLSKADRFALRDRSAMVFQHHNLFPHRTVIQNVTEGPVRVQRMPKAQAEAEAEALLDRVGLLEKRDAYPFELSGGQQQRVGIVRALALKPELLLFDEPTSALDPELVGEVLSVIKELADEGWTMVVVTHELSFARQAADEVLFMDAGVVVERGAPEQIFTKPKHERTRRFLDRILRPLD, from the coding sequence ATGTCGCACACTGACGATCCGCTCGCGCCGCCGACCGCGGCATCCGGCGAAGGCATGCTGCTCACCGTGCGGGGGCTCAGCAAGAGCTTCGGCGACAACCAGGTGCTGCGCTCGATCGACCTCGAGGTGCGACGGGGTGAGGTCGTCGTGCTCATCGGGCCGAGCGGCTCGGGCAAGACCACGGTGCTGCGCTCGCTCAACGGGCTCGAGACCCCCGACGGCGGCACGATCGCCTTCGCCGGCGCGCCCCAGGTCGACTTGAGCCGACCGCTCTCGAAGGCCGACCGCTTCGCCTTGCGCGACCGATCGGCGATGGTGTTCCAGCACCACAACCTCTTCCCCCACCGCACCGTGATCCAGAACGTCACCGAGGGGCCGGTGCGCGTGCAGCGGATGCCGAAGGCGCAGGCCGAAGCCGAGGCCGAGGCGTTGCTCGACCGGGTGGGACTGCTCGAGAAGCGCGACGCCTACCCCTTCGAGCTCTCGGGCGGACAGCAGCAGCGCGTCGGAATCGTTCGCGCGCTCGCGCTCAAGCCCGAGCTGCTGCTCTTCGACGAGCCGACGAGCGCGCTCGACCCCGAGCTCGTCGGCGAGGTGCTCTCGGTCATCAAGGAGCTCGCCGACGAGGGCTGGACGATGGTGGTCGTCACCCACGAGCTGAGCTTCGCGCGGCAGGCCGCCGACGAGGTGCTCTTCATGGATGCCGGGGTGGTCGTCGAACGCGGCGCGCCCGAACAGATCTTCACGAAGCCGAAGCACGAGCGCACTCGGCGCTTCCTCGACCGCATCCTGCGCCCGCTCGACTGA
- a CDS encoding NAD(P)/FAD-dependent oxidoreductase, with amino-acid sequence MTTNVMILGAGFGGLELASLLSDRLAGDVDVTLVDHSDAFVFGFSKLEILFGHQTREQVRIPYRSIRRAGVEFRRERVLAIDPAARRVVTDATVYDPDVIVVALGADYDVDATPGFADGGFEYYTVAGAERLRDELEAFRGGRVMLAVLSIPFKCPPAPYEAILLLHDRLVSRGIRDAADLHVVSPQPAPIPVSPPTSAALERAMAERGIAYTKRHRVYGIDPRAKVAHFKDHDEPYDLFVGVPVHKVPDVLVEAGLTENGWVAVDPRTMQTRYPGVYAIGDCAETGIPKAGTFAESAAHVVADGIARSIRGAGELAPGGTGLCYVEFGDGRVGRVDVDFHAEGGPTAPLLGPSAAYVAEKAEFGTARRARWFGA; translated from the coding sequence ATGACGACGAACGTCATGATCCTCGGAGCCGGTTTCGGCGGGCTGGAGTTGGCGAGCCTCCTGTCGGATCGCCTCGCCGGCGATGTCGACGTGACCCTCGTCGACCACAGCGACGCGTTCGTGTTCGGCTTCTCCAAGCTGGAGATCCTCTTCGGACACCAGACCCGGGAACAGGTGCGGATTCCCTACCGCTCGATCCGGAGGGCGGGCGTGGAGTTCCGTCGGGAACGGGTGCTCGCGATCGACCCCGCGGCGCGTCGTGTCGTCACCGACGCGACCGTGTACGACCCCGACGTGATCGTGGTGGCGCTCGGTGCCGACTACGACGTGGATGCGACCCCGGGCTTCGCCGACGGGGGCTTCGAGTACTACACCGTCGCCGGCGCCGAGCGGCTCCGCGATGAGCTGGAGGCGTTCCGCGGGGGCAGGGTGATGCTCGCCGTCCTCTCCATTCCGTTCAAGTGCCCGCCGGCGCCGTACGAGGCGATCCTGCTCCTTCACGACCGTCTCGTCAGTCGCGGCATCCGTGACGCCGCCGACCTCCACGTGGTCAGCCCGCAGCCGGCGCCGATTCCGGTGTCACCGCCGACGTCGGCTGCCCTCGAACGGGCGATGGCGGAGCGCGGGATCGCGTACACGAAGCGTCACCGGGTCTATGGGATCGACCCCCGCGCGAAGGTCGCGCATTTCAAGGACCACGACGAGCCGTACGACCTGTTCGTCGGTGTTCCGGTGCACAAAGTTCCCGACGTGCTCGTCGAGGCCGGCCTGACGGAGAACGGCTGGGTCGCGGTCGACCCGCGCACGATGCAGACCCGGTACCCAGGGGTGTACGCCATCGGCGACTGCGCCGAGACCGGCATCCCCAAGGCCGGCACCTTCGCCGAGAGCGCCGCGCACGTCGTGGCAGACGGCATCGCCCGCAGCATCCGGGGGGCCGGTGAGCTCGCGCCGGGAGGCACCGGGCTCTGTTACGTGGAGTTCGGCGATGGCCGGGTCGGCCGCGTCGACGTCGACTTCCACGCCGAAGGTGGCCCGACCGCGCCGCTCCTCGGCCCCTCAGCGGCATACGTCGCTGAGAAGGCGGAGTTCGGCACGGCACGGCGCGCCCGTTGGTTCGGAGCCTGA
- a CDS encoding flavin monoamine oxidase family protein, protein MDSRATPGGMPRRTFLAASLSGIATVVLASCTGPQPTPSPTATPTPTPSPSPTPTNGVPLPTAMHRSRWGADPFARGAFSFDAAGVDPRLRAMLSQPVASRVFFAGEACDTDAPGTVRGARSSGLRAADDLARLAEPGERVVVVGAGIAGLTAARELVDAGFEVVVLEARDRVGGRVRSVDDDAFDRSVELGAAFVGDHAQLLEGLAEASVDTSLFQPRIEARTASGVPVAIPSTGPDAIAQAHAWAGTQPGHVSLAAALVGSGAVPLPVTSDTAGVSPADWLAHTIVTGVEPSTGATSSRVSARSFDPSQLDDPVRIVTGRFADYVDALASTVDVAVQSAVTRIAYSDERVSLRLDSGESLTADRAIVTVPLGVLKTDTLQFSPALPLLHQRAISLLGVGLVDTVWLRFDSAFWRSEPAVASVPPIELLTVVGEPVAVSAWVDVGAESGEPILFGLIAATQATRLEGLEDDEFREAILADLAPYATVSDGAPRTQQ, encoded by the coding sequence ATGGACTCACGGGCGACGCCCGGCGGCATGCCCCGGCGAACTTTCCTCGCCGCCTCCCTCTCGGGCATCGCGACCGTCGTCCTCGCCAGCTGCACGGGGCCGCAGCCGACGCCTTCGCCCACCGCCACGCCCACGCCGACTCCCTCGCCCTCGCCCACGCCGACGAACGGCGTGCCGCTGCCCACGGCCATGCATCGCTCGCGCTGGGGCGCAGATCCCTTCGCGCGCGGTGCCTTCAGCTTCGACGCGGCCGGCGTCGACCCGCGCTTGCGGGCCATGCTCTCCCAGCCCGTCGCGTCTCGGGTCTTCTTCGCCGGCGAGGCCTGCGACACGGATGCCCCGGGCACCGTGCGTGGGGCCAGAAGCTCGGGGTTGCGCGCCGCCGACGACCTCGCGCGACTCGCCGAACCCGGCGAGCGCGTGGTCGTCGTGGGCGCGGGCATCGCGGGGCTCACCGCGGCTCGCGAGCTCGTCGACGCGGGCTTCGAGGTCGTCGTGCTCGAGGCGCGAGATCGCGTGGGCGGCCGCGTGCGCTCCGTCGACGACGACGCCTTCGACCGTTCGGTCGAGCTCGGCGCCGCCTTCGTCGGCGATCACGCGCAGCTCCTCGAGGGCCTGGCCGAGGCATCCGTCGACACCAGCCTGTTCCAGCCGAGGATCGAGGCGCGCACCGCAAGCGGCGTGCCGGTCGCGATTCCCTCCACCGGACCCGACGCGATCGCCCAGGCGCACGCGTGGGCAGGGACCCAGCCGGGCCATGTCTCGCTCGCCGCCGCACTCGTGGGCTCTGGCGCGGTGCCGCTGCCCGTGACATCCGACACCGCCGGTGTGAGTCCGGCCGACTGGCTCGCGCACACCATCGTGACCGGGGTGGAGCCGTCGACCGGGGCCACGTCGAGCCGGGTGTCGGCCCGCAGCTTCGACCCGTCGCAACTCGACGACCCCGTGCGCATCGTCACGGGCCGGTTCGCCGACTACGTCGATGCGCTCGCGAGCACGGTCGACGTCGCCGTGCAGAGCGCCGTCACGCGCATCGCCTACAGCGACGAGCGCGTCAGCCTGCGCCTCGACTCGGGCGAGTCGCTCACCGCCGACCGTGCGATCGTCACCGTGCCGCTCGGCGTGCTGAAGACCGACACCCTGCAGTTCAGCCCGGCGCTGCCGCTGTTGCACCAGCGCGCGATCTCGCTGCTCGGCGTGGGCCTTGTCGACACCGTCTGGCTGCGCTTCGATTCGGCGTTCTGGCGGTCGGAACCCGCCGTAGCTTCGGTGCCGCCGATCGAGCTGCTCACCGTGGTCGGCGAGCCCGTCGCCGTCTCGGCGTGGGTCGACGTCGGCGCCGAGTCAGGCGAACCGATCCTGTTCGGCCTCATCGCAGCGACGCAGGCGACTCGACTCGAGGGGCTCGAAGACGACGAGTTTCGTGAGGCGATCCTCGCCGACCTCGCGCCCTACGCCACAGTCTCCGATGGAGCGCCACGAACCCAGCAGTGA
- a CDS encoding aspartate aminotransferase family protein yields MTDTITKAGGTETDAATATYADRHGSRHPLPDASAEAQVRADDRAHVFHSWSAQALIDPLPIAAGEGSTFWDYEGNAFLDFSSQLVNLNLGHQHPDLVAAIQQQAGRLATIQPSMANDVRGELARRIGEVAPGDLDKVFFTNGGADANEYAVRMARAVTGRRKVLSMYRSYHGGTATAISLTGDPRRWPNEPSDGSVAHFLGPYPYRSSFHASNEAEEAERALAHLEQVITLEGARTIAAIIIETIVGTNGVLVPPPGYLAGVRELCDRFGIVYIADEVMVGFGRVGEWFAVNAFGVVPDLITFAKGVNSGYVPLGGVVISQRIASHFDTVAFAGGLTYSGHPLACAAGVATFEVFERDGILDRVRDLGSRVVEPRLREIAAAHPSVGEVRGRGLFWAIELVRDRATREPLVPFNASGTDAAPIAAVAAACKQAGLWPFVHFNRLHVAPPLIITEAELVRGLDIIDDALGISDGYVAG; encoded by the coding sequence ATGACCGACACGATCACGAAGGCCGGCGGCACGGAGACGGATGCCGCGACGGCGACGTACGCCGACCGGCACGGCTCGCGGCATCCGCTGCCCGACGCCTCGGCCGAGGCGCAGGTGCGCGCCGACGACCGCGCGCACGTGTTCCACTCGTGGAGCGCGCAAGCCCTCATCGACCCGCTGCCGATCGCGGCGGGCGAGGGCTCGACCTTCTGGGACTACGAGGGCAACGCCTTCCTCGACTTCTCGAGCCAGCTCGTGAACCTCAACCTCGGGCACCAGCACCCCGACCTCGTCGCGGCGATCCAGCAGCAGGCGGGCCGGCTCGCGACGATCCAGCCGTCGATGGCGAACGACGTGCGGGGCGAGCTCGCCCGCCGCATCGGCGAGGTCGCGCCGGGCGACCTCGACAAGGTGTTCTTCACGAACGGCGGCGCCGACGCCAACGAATACGCCGTGCGGATGGCGCGGGCCGTGACGGGCCGGCGCAAGGTGCTGTCGATGTACCGCAGTTACCACGGCGGCACGGCCACGGCGATCTCGCTCACGGGCGACCCGCGCCGCTGGCCGAACGAGCCGTCGGACGGCAGCGTCGCGCACTTCCTCGGGCCGTATCCGTACCGCTCCTCGTTCCACGCCTCGAACGAGGCCGAAGAGGCCGAGCGCGCCCTCGCCCACCTCGAGCAGGTCATCACCCTCGAGGGCGCCCGCACGATCGCGGCGATCATCATCGAGACGATCGTGGGCACGAACGGCGTGCTCGTGCCGCCGCCCGGCTACCTCGCCGGCGTCCGCGAGCTCTGCGACCGGTTCGGCATCGTCTACATCGCCGACGAGGTCATGGTCGGCTTCGGCCGGGTCGGCGAGTGGTTCGCGGTGAACGCCTTCGGCGTCGTGCCCGACCTCATCACCTTCGCCAAGGGCGTGAACTCCGGCTACGTGCCGCTCGGCGGCGTGGTCATCTCGCAACGCATCGCGTCGCACTTCGACACGGTGGCCTTCGCTGGCGGTCTCACCTATTCGGGGCATCCGCTCGCGTGCGCCGCGGGTGTCGCGACGTTCGAGGTGTTCGAGCGCGACGGCATCCTCGACCGCGTTCGCGACCTCGGGTCGCGCGTCGTCGAGCCCCGCCTGCGCGAGATCGCAGCGGCGCATCCGTCGGTCGGCGAGGTGCGCGGACGCGGGCTGTTCTGGGCGATCGAGCTCGTGCGCGACCGTGCGACCCGCGAGCCGCTCGTGCCGTTCAATGCGTCGGGAACGGATGCCGCGCCGATTGCCGCCGTCGCTGCGGCGTGCAAGCAGGCCGGGCTGTGGCCGTTCGTGCACTTCAACCGCCTGCACGTCGCGCCACCGCTCATCATCACTGAAGCCGAGCTCGTGCGGGGGCTCGACATCATCGACGACGCGCTCGGCATCTCCGACGGGTACGTCGCCGGCTGA
- a CDS encoding PucR family transcriptional regulator, which produces MPERREDAVIHTDRPTALVVDDALPTVREIIALDAVANGVPEVVSGGNDALDAHVRWVHVSDSAGVARLLDGGELLLSTGSGWPTEPAELEAFIAGLVEAGLSGLVLELGVHYRYVPAIVEAAARAQGLALIALHREVKFVALTEAVHSRIISEQTAALRARDEVRARFTALSLRGSPADFIVQQLAQTLGTAVVLENLAHEMVAADAPSPAEEELFTNWEARSRLAHRHDEERRRRGLPVPADELLIVPVEARGIRWGHLIALPGPAHPAGRTSVLEQGAIALALGRLADGDADEWVRIGRQRLVDALLAGRFAGLPGAAARLEAAGLPIDGARLFGVVASGTQVTTGAADAAARALGGRAVAGAAPERVLPAPECIVLLSLPGGVELDDATARGFARSLTGGDAASAARLVLSIGTPAAGLDELLGSVQEAIDLARGPVARATRGPVLRRADDRPLMRLVTSLRDDHRLQRHGERMLAPLIEYDLARGGDLLDVLGAMLAHPGNRTAAAAASHLSRSVFYQRLGLIGDLLGVNLDDGETLTALHLALLVRRSAPVVE; this is translated from the coding sequence ATGCCAGAACGTCGCGAAGATGCCGTGATCCATACGGATCGTCCGACTGCGCTCGTGGTCGACGATGCCCTGCCGACCGTGCGCGAGATCATTGCGCTCGACGCGGTGGCGAACGGAGTTCCCGAGGTGGTCTCGGGTGGCAACGACGCCCTCGACGCGCATGTCCGCTGGGTTCACGTCTCCGACAGCGCCGGGGTCGCCCGCCTCCTCGACGGCGGCGAGCTGCTGCTCTCGACCGGTTCGGGCTGGCCGACCGAGCCCGCCGAGCTCGAGGCGTTCATCGCCGGGCTCGTCGAGGCCGGGCTGTCGGGCCTCGTGCTCGAGCTCGGCGTGCACTACCGTTACGTGCCGGCGATCGTCGAGGCCGCCGCTCGCGCCCAAGGACTCGCGCTCATCGCGCTGCACCGCGAGGTGAAGTTCGTCGCCCTCACCGAGGCGGTGCACAGCCGCATCATCTCCGAGCAGACGGCCGCGCTCCGAGCGCGCGACGAGGTGCGGGCCCGATTCACCGCACTCAGCCTGCGCGGTTCGCCCGCCGACTTCATCGTGCAGCAGCTCGCGCAGACCCTGGGCACGGCGGTCGTGCTCGAGAACCTCGCGCACGAGATGGTCGCCGCCGACGCCCCGTCACCCGCCGAGGAGGAGCTCTTCACCAACTGGGAGGCACGTTCCCGGCTCGCGCATCGGCACGACGAAGAGCGCCGCCGCCGAGGGCTTCCGGTGCCGGCCGACGAGCTGCTCATCGTGCCGGTCGAGGCGCGCGGCATCCGCTGGGGGCATCTCATCGCGCTGCCCGGTCCCGCGCATCCCGCCGGCCGCACGAGCGTGCTCGAACAGGGGGCGATCGCCCTCGCGCTCGGCCGACTCGCCGACGGCGACGCCGACGAGTGGGTCCGCATCGGCAGGCAGCGCCTCGTCGACGCGCTGCTCGCGGGCCGGTTCGCGGGCCTGCCGGGCGCGGCCGCGCGGCTCGAGGCCGCAGGTCTGCCGATCGACGGTGCGCGGCTGTTCGGCGTGGTCGCCTCCGGCACCCAGGTCACGACTGGGGCAGCGGATGCCGCGGCCCGCGCGCTCGGCGGCCGGGCCGTCGCCGGTGCTGCGCCCGAGCGGGTCCTGCCCGCGCCCGAGTGCATCGTGCTGCTCTCGCTGCCCGGCGGCGTGGAGCTCGACGACGCCACGGCGCGCGGCTTCGCCCGTTCGCTCACGGGCGGTGACGCGGCATCCGCCGCTCGTCTCGTGCTCTCGATCGGCACGCCCGCTGCCGGTCTCGACGAGTTGCTCGGCTCGGTGCAGGAGGCGATCGACCTCGCCCGTGGTCCCGTCGCGCGGGCGACACGCGGCCCGGTGCTGCGCCGCGCCGACGACCGCCCGCTCATGCGGCTCGTGACGTCGCTGCGCGATGACCACCGGTTGCAGCGGCACGGCGAGCGCATGCTCGCGCCGCTCATCGAGTACGACCTCGCGCGCGGCGGCGACCTGCTCGACGTGCTCGGCGCGATGCTCGCTCACCCGGGCAACCGCACCGCCGCGGCCGCCGCGAGCCACCTCTCGCGGTCGGTGTTCTACCAGCGGCTCGGGCTCATCGGCGACCTGCTCGGGGTGAACCTCGACGACGGCGAGACGCTCACCGCGCTGCACCTCGCGCTGCTCGTGCGGCGCAGCGCCCCGGTGGTCGAGTAG
- a CDS encoding VOC family protein gives MPTSIFVNLPTTDLERSKDFYTSLGFSINPLFTDENAACVVLDDNIYFMVLTREYLGTFTDKQIIDPKTHAQTSIGLSRDSRDDVDEVLAKGLAAGGSEPREAQDYGFMYSRDLEDPDGNILGFVYIEPAAADVGPAAYLAEQGAAAPSSTA, from the coding sequence ATGCCCACCTCAATCTTCGTGAACCTGCCGACGACCGACCTCGAGCGGTCGAAGGACTTCTACACCTCGCTCGGGTTCAGCATCAACCCGCTCTTCACCGACGAGAACGCCGCGTGCGTCGTGCTCGACGACAACATCTATTTCATGGTGCTCACGCGCGAGTACCTCGGCACCTTCACCGACAAGCAGATCATCGACCCGAAGACCCACGCCCAGACGTCCATCGGCCTCAGCCGCGATTCGCGCGACGACGTCGACGAGGTGCTCGCCAAGGGCCTCGCCGCCGGCGGCAGCGAGCCGCGCGAGGCGCAGGACTACGGCTTCATGTACTCGCGCGACCTCGAAGACCCCGACGGCAACATCCTCGGGTTCGTCTACATCGAGCCGGCGGCTGCCGACGTGGGTCCCGCCGCGTATCTCGCCGAGCAGGGAGCCGCAGCTCCGTCGTCGACGGCCTGA
- a CDS encoding winged helix-turn-helix transcriptional regulator: MATRGTRGFGQYSGAARALERVGDRWALLIVRDLLVGPRRYGDLKAGLPRIPTNILSDRLKELQEADILRRVPTVRGGYELTDLGRALEPVVVALEQWGWSVLGEPAEGDLVTRDALAVALRAAFRADTAAGMPPTEYVLHVGDVSVGAVVVDGTLDVAPIGPGALPQPQRRGAPEAAFETQLELVIDPAGFRDLISGALDPGAVPILAGDTEAVVRFTRTFRIDPVGPTTDAAAGAGAAEASVA, encoded by the coding sequence ATGGCCACACGCGGCACGCGCGGCTTCGGCCAGTACAGCGGCGCAGCTCGGGCGCTCGAGCGGGTCGGGGATCGGTGGGCGCTGCTCATCGTCCGCGACCTGCTCGTCGGCCCGCGCCGCTACGGCGACCTGAAAGCCGGGCTCCCGCGCATCCCCACGAACATCCTCAGCGACCGGCTCAAAGAGCTGCAGGAGGCGGACATCCTCCGGCGCGTGCCGACGGTGCGCGGCGGGTACGAGCTCACCGACCTAGGTCGGGCACTCGAACCCGTCGTCGTCGCCCTCGAGCAGTGGGGGTGGTCGGTGCTCGGCGAGCCGGCTGAGGGTGACCTGGTGACCCGTGACGCCTTGGCCGTGGCGCTGCGCGCTGCCTTCCGAGCGGATACCGCCGCTGGGATGCCACCGACGGAGTATGTGCTGCACGTGGGCGACGTCTCCGTGGGGGCGGTCGTGGTCGACGGCACGCTCGACGTCGCGCCGATCGGCCCCGGCGCGCTGCCGCAACCTCAGCGGAGGGGCGCGCCCGAGGCAGCGTTCGAGACGCAACTCGAGCTCGTGATCGATCCCGCGGGATTCCGCGACCTGATCTCCGGCGCGCTCGACCCCGGCGCCGTGCCGATCCTCGCCGGCGACACCGAGGCGGTGGTGCGCTTCACACGCACGTTCCGCATTGATCCGGTGGGCCCGACGACGGATGCCGCCGCGGGGGCGGGTGCGGCTGAGGCATCCGTCGCGTGA
- a CDS encoding MOSC domain-containing protein produces the protein MTSPIKLSTAGATVIGVARDDAHRFSKPLREEIQLIAGFGIDGDAHAGPTVQHPSRVKREPSAPNLRQVHLIHAELLDELAIDGYEVTPGALGENVTTRGVDLLGLPRGTRVRLGPEAEIEITGLRNPCKQIDQLGDGLMKRLVSRGDDDEVVRLAGVMAIVLSGGAVRPGDPITVTLPDGEHEALQPV, from the coding sequence ATGACCTCCCCGATCAAGCTCTCGACGGCCGGCGCGACGGTGATCGGTGTCGCCCGCGACGACGCGCACCGCTTCAGCAAACCGCTCCGTGAGGAGATCCAGCTGATCGCCGGCTTCGGGATCGATGGCGATGCCCACGCCGGGCCGACGGTGCAGCACCCCTCGCGCGTGAAGCGCGAGCCCTCCGCGCCGAACCTCCGCCAAGTGCACCTGATCCATGCAGAACTGCTCGACGAGCTCGCCATCGACGGCTACGAGGTTACGCCGGGTGCGCTCGGCGAGAACGTGACGACGCGTGGGGTCGACCTCTTGGGGCTGCCGCGAGGCACCCGCGTCAGGCTCGGCCCCGAGGCGGAGATCGAGATCACGGGGCTCCGCAACCCGTGCAAGCAGATCGACCAGCTGGGCGACGGCCTCATGAAGCGGCTCGTCTCACGCGGCGACGACGACGAGGTGGTGCGCCTCGCCGGTGTGATGGCGATCGTGCTCAGCGGCGGCGCCGTTCGCCCGGGCGATCCGATCACCGTGACGCTTCCCGACGGCGAGCACGAAGCCCTGCAACCCGTCTGA
- a CDS encoding cupin domain-containing protein: MNGELRLDAGTVTDAAAIALEHEPVPAEQVVAGAPTTGLRVLDSTDGRIVGVWEMTPGAMRDIEADEVFIVLSGAATLEFQHPIADPIVLAPGSVVRLEAGMRTLWTVRQTLRKLYVAP; the protein is encoded by the coding sequence GTGAACGGCGAGCTCCGGCTCGATGCGGGCACGGTGACGGATGCCGCAGCCATCGCCCTCGAGCACGAGCCCGTGCCGGCCGAGCAGGTCGTCGCGGGTGCGCCCACCACTGGACTTCGCGTGCTCGATTCGACCGACGGGCGAATCGTCGGAGTGTGGGAGATGACGCCGGGCGCGATGCGCGACATCGAGGCCGACGAGGTGTTCATCGTGCTCTCGGGTGCCGCGACGTTGGAGTTCCAGCATCCCATCGCCGACCCCATCGTGCTGGCGCCGGGCTCGGTCGTGCGGCTCGAGGCGGGCATGCGCACCCTCTGGACGGTGCGGCAGACCTTGCGGAAGCTCTACGTCGCGCCGTGA